A genomic window from Candidatus Bathyarchaeia archaeon includes:
- a CDS encoding aminotransferase class V-fold PLP-dependent enzyme gives MSIYDELGVKRVINAMGTYTFLGGSVILPEAIKAMSEAAKAFVNMDELQKRAGEIIAEITGAEAACVTSGAAAGLVLAVAACMTGDDPEKMAKIPYIDFPRNEVIVPAIQDNPYVRNLAIPCAKIVKVGSEQGYTPEDIERAINERTVAIAFIFFTSKKGCDLEALKEVVKIGKKHNIPVIVDAAAELPPFENLRDIVATGADLVVFSGGKDIRGPNDTGLVIGRADLIRAIVAHSSPRHYMGRPMKVSKEDIVGLVVALKHYTPEAVEARRRRWEEIVQYFIKELSSEYVKVERIMPDPSKHEYSAQGWPRARLTFNESALGITAAEINKMLLEGNPPIYVHQQGNEITINPQCLQDGEEKIIAERIKEILKKKITGK, from the coding sequence ATGAGCATTTACGATGAACTGGGGGTAAAACGCGTAATCAACGCTATGGGAACATATACATTTCTCGGCGGCTCAGTGATACTGCCCGAAGCCATTAAAGCGATGAGCGAAGCCGCGAAAGCCTTCGTCAACATGGATGAGCTTCAGAAGAGGGCTGGCGAGATAATAGCCGAGATAACTGGCGCTGAAGCAGCCTGCGTAACCTCCGGCGCCGCAGCGGGATTAGTTCTAGCTGTCGCCGCATGTATGACTGGAGATGATCCTGAGAAGATGGCTAAAATACCATACATAGATTTCCCTAGAAACGAGGTTATTGTGCCAGCTATTCAGGATAATCCTTACGTTAGAAATTTGGCTATTCCATGCGCAAAAATAGTCAAGGTTGGAAGCGAACAGGGCTATACTCCAGAAGATATAGAGAGAGCCATAAACGAGAGAACCGTAGCCATAGCATTCATATTCTTCACATCGAAGAAAGGATGTGATCTAGAAGCCTTAAAGGAAGTTGTGAAGATTGGAAAAAAGCATAATATTCCAGTTATTGTGGATGCCGCTGCGGAGCTTCCTCCATTCGAGAACTTGAGGGATATTGTGGCAACTGGCGCCGACTTAGTTGTTTTCAGTGGTGGAAAAGATATTCGCGGGCCAAATGATACGGGTCTCGTCATAGGTAGGGCTGACCTGATAAGGGCTATAGTTGCGCATAGCTCCCCCCGCCACTACATGGGCAGACCCATGAAAGTCAGCAAAGAAGATATTGTGGGGCTTGTCGTGGCCTTAAAGCATTATACGCCGGAAGCAGTTGAGGCTAGAAGGAGGAGGTGGGAGGAAATAGTTCAATATTTCATTAAGGAGCTTTCCAGCGAGTATGTTAAGGTTGAGAGGATTATGCCAGATCCATCTAAACATGAATACTCAGCCCAAGGCTGGCCTAGAGCGAGACTAACATTTAATGAGAGCGCTTTGGGCATAACTGCTGCTGAAATCAACAAAATGCTCCTTGAAGGCAACCCCCCAATATATGTCCATCAACAGGGGAATGAAATAACCATCAATCCGCAATGCCTCCAAGATGGTGAAGAGAAGATAATAGCCGAGAGAATAAAAGAAATTCTGAAAAAGAAGATAACAGGAAAGTGA